The window CTTTACTTAAAATGCCAAATCTTGTTAATAGTCCTTTAAAAAACGTTCAGGAAATTCTTTCTAATATAGGTTTGGTTAGAGGAGAAATCAAATATGTTCCAGACATCGGAATTAATGTAGTTTTAGAACAAAAGTATAGAGGTAGAAATATTCCTGAAGGATTTGAAATCCCAAAAGGATCTCAAATTGATTTGGTTGTGGGTGATGGATTAGGAAATCAGATTCTAGATGTTCCAAATTTAATTGGAATGGATGAGATTGATGCAGAGTTTCTAATTATTGGATCAGGTCTTCGAATGGGGAGAATCAATTATGTAACAACCGATACAGTACCTCAAGGCACAATCGTACAACATTTGCCTCCTGCTGGTGCAGAGGTCAAAACAGGAGAGCCAATAGATCTTTGGATTTCAGAAATAGCAAAACAAAGAGATTTTTAATGAAAAATAATTGGGCAATAGGTTTACTTTTTGTCAGCATGTTCTTGCTGTGCATCAGTGAGTCTTTTGCCCAATTCCAACAGCTTCCTACTCCTATCAGCGAAACTTCAAACAGACTTTTTCAAGGAAGAATACTAGAAGATCAAATATTGTCACTCCCATTCTGGGATGATTTTAGTAAAGATGGTATAGATACAGCACTTTGGATACCCGATGGGATTACTCATTCTTTCTCAATGGGCAACTTCCCTCCTAGCCTTGGGGTGATTGTTTTTGACGGAGTAGCTTCTAATGGAAGGCCTTATGAAAATACACCAACTGCACAAGGAATTACAGATCAACTCACATCTAAACCAATAGACTTATCTACATTAAATGATTTAGAAAAAGAAACTGTATTCCTTAGTTTTTACTGGCAAGCAGGAGGAAAAGCTGAAATACCTGATGTAAATGACCAAATAGCTCTTCAGTTTTTGAATGAAACTGGAGATTGGGTTGATGTTTGGAATCAGTTTGGTGAATTAGAAGCAGAACAGTTTTCTTTCACACAAGAAAATATCAAAGTTGATGAAATGTTTCATCATGATTCCTTTCAATTTAGATTCCAAATTAGAGGAAGAGCATCCGGTCCATTTGACAGTTGGTTGATAGATTATGTTTACTTAAATAAAAATAGGGTTGAAGGCAGTCAAAATTTCTTTGACAGAACACTTACTCGGCTAAATGCACCAGCATTTTTAAAATATTCTGCAATCCCATTGTTTGAATTAAAATCATCTCCTGAGCTATACTTTACATCAACTAATAACGAGTTCAATAATCTTGAGAATAGATTCAGAGCAATGGAATTTACCATTGAATTTAGAGAAAAAGAAAGTCAAGAAATCATATTCAAAGTCAATAACAATACTCCTTTTAACCCTGTACCTTTGGCATTAGAAAGAAGAACTTTTGAAAGTGCTGTAATTAATGATTTGCAGCTACCTGAAGAAGAGATTGATTGGGAATTGGTAACATACCTTAGCTCAGGCGATGGCTCTTTATTTCAAATAATAGAAGGTGATAGCATCTTTTTTCCAGAAATTGATCTAAGAAAAAATGATACTGCTAGGACAACAATTCCACTGAGAGATTTTTTTGCATATGATGATGGTAACATTGATTATTCCGCAGGGATCAACCAAAGATCTGGAATGTTAGCCGTTCGATATGAAAAAACTCAAAATGCCTATCTAAAAGGAATTAGTATAAACTTTACTAATTTCAACCAATTCGGAAGGGGTATTGATATCATGGTTTGGAACGACCTAAATTCAAATCCTATTTATGTGAAAGAAGCCTTGATACCAAGTAAGGAGAATTTAGAAGATTTTGTATATTTTGAAATAGATCAAAATATACTTTTAGGTGATGAGTTCTATATTGGATTTACTCAATTCACTAATGAATTTATCTATATAGGTTTAGATAAAACAAGAGATAACGGTACCGAAATCTATTATAATGTAGCTGGTTCTTGGCAGCAAAATGAATTAGTAGCTGGTTCGTTAATGATTAGACCTCACCTAAGTGAAACCCCTCCTATTGAAGAATCTAGTGCAGACGACAAAAACGAACTCTTATTATATCCAAATCCAACCGTTGATATTTTAAAAATAAGTGGGGATTTTGAATTGATCAGTCTTATTGATCCCTTCGGAAGATCAATAAAAATTCCAATAGAAGAAGTCAGTAATGGTAAAATTCTTAATTTTACAGGATCAATGCGAGGCTTGTATTTAATCAATGTATTGAAACAAGGAAAACCAAAATCATATAGAATCTTAGTTAAATAAAGAAATGGAAGATATAACAGTTGAAGAATTAAAAGAAAGAATTGATAAGCAAGAAAAGTTTGCTTTTGTAGATGTAAGAGAAGAATGGGAATATGAAGAAGATAATCTTGGTGCCCTTAACATTCCATTGGGAACGCTTCCTCATCAATTGGGGGAGCTTGATCAGTATAAAAATCAAGAACTAATTATCCATTGCAGATCTGGAGCGAGGAGTGGTAATGCAAAGAAATTTTTAGAAACAAAAGGATATACTAAAGTAAGAAATGTATTAGGCGGAATAAATGCTTATAGGGAACTTGAAGATTAAAAACCTTCCATTTTAATCAAAAAAGAAAAAAAGGACATTAATTTATAGTGTCCTTTTTTTTTGAATTTTTGTCAAGTACGATTTCCTACTCTTAAAATAAAAAAACCGAGGAAAACTCCTCGGCTTTGTGGGCCCACCTGGGCTCGAACCAGGGACCTCCTGATTATGAGTCAGAAGCTCTAACCAACTGAGCTATAGGCCCTATTTAAATACTATATTTCAATTTTATAATCCTTAATCCTACTGTCCCTAAAGCTATCAGGGGAAATAGAAGCCCTAACTAACTACAGTGCAGTACTCCTAAAACAAAAGAAAACTAAGATTATTTTTAAATCGAAGCATCTTGCAAATGGGAATGCAATGTTACATATTTGAACTTAAATTTACAACTTAGACCTTCATGAAAAGTATTAAAAATATAGATTTTTTGTTGTTTGATTTAGGCAACGTAATTATCAATATAGATTACCAGTTTACAATCAATGAGTTAAATAAAATCCTTCCTAAAGAAAAAAATCGGCTCCCCAATTCTTTTTTTCCAAGTCAATTTCACAAACAATATGAAAGAGGACATATTTCTACAAAAGAATTTAGATCTGCTGTTAGAAATCACTTTAATGAAGGATGGTCTGATGACCAAATTGACAACATCTGGAATAGTCTCTTGAAAGATATTCCAAGAGAAAGAATTCAACTGATTAGAAAATTGAGAAAGGATTTTGGATTGGCTGTTTTAAGTAATACCAATGAACTTCACATAAAAAAATTGAATGATATTCTAAAACTTGAGCATGATATTTCATCCCTACATCCACTCTTTGATCAAGTTTACTTCAGCCACGAACTTCATATGGCAAAACCAGATATGGAAGTATATGAAGAAGTCTCTAAAAGGCTCAATACATCTCCAGAAAAAATTTTATTTTTTGATGACTTACAAGAGAACATAGCAGGAGCTCAGAAAGTTGGATATCAAACTCAAATTATAGATCACCCAAATGCACTTCTTAACTTTTTTGAAAATGTATACTAAAAAAGAATATCTAATACATACATTGCTTTTTATTTTAACTCTAATAGCCACTACTTTGGCTGGAGGAGAATGGCTTTACGGTAAAAGCATCTTAGGTGAAAGTGATAATTTTCTAACCAAAGAGTATTTTATCAAGTCACTTCATTTCTCTATCCCTTTTATTGGAATCCTATTGTTCCATGAAATGGGGCATTTATTGACTGCTATTCATTACAAAGTAAAATCATCACTCCCCTACTTTATCCCAGCCTGGTTAGGATTTCTTGGTTCTCCTTCGATTGGAACTTTTGGTGCCATTATTCAAATGAAAAGCTATATCAATAGCAGAAAAAAGTTCTTTGATATTGGAGTTGCTGGTCCAATAGCTGGATTTATCATCGCCATTTTTGTGCTTGTATATGGATTTATCAACCTTCCAGAGGCAGATTACATTTATGAAATACACCCCGAATATTTAGACCCAAATTTTAAGCATAGCGAAGATGATGGGTATCAAAACTTAGAAATGGGTTATAATTTGCTGTTTTTTATCTTTGAAAAGAGCTTAGCGGATCCTGAAAAAATGCCCAATATGTCAGAAATCATTCATTATCCGTATTTATTTGCAGGGTATTTAGCACTTTTTTTTACTGCTCTCAATCTTTTACCAATTAGCCAACTTGACGGTGGTCATGTAGTATTTGGATTGTTCCCAAGGCATCATAAATGGGTATCTTTGGCCACTTATATTGGGTTCGTATCTTATGCTGGCTTAGGGTTACTCAGTCCTTTTGAACCTATTGAGACACTTATGTGGACAATTCCACTTTACATAGGTTTTCTATATATTTGTTTTAGAAAAGCTGAAATATCAGAGCAAAACAAATGGGTGATAGTCCTTCTTATTGCTTCAATTCAATATTTATTAGTTTTCTTGCTTCCAAACATTCAAGGATATTCAGAGTGGTTGTTTTTTGCTTTTTTATTAGGTAGAGTCATGGGGCTTTCACACCCTGAAGTAAAAGGGACTAAAAAGCTTAATGGAAAAAGAAAAATCATAGGTTGGATAGCTATAATCATTTTTATACTTTGCTTTACTCCACAGCCTTTTATTTTTGAATAGATTTATTTGGAGCAGAAAATTATTGAGTCAGCCTTGGAAGATATTATTGATTATTTCCATTGCGATTTAGGTTTGAGCATATTAATTGAAATGTATATCCACTTTTACACTAGTAGCCACTTTAAAAAATCTAAAATGCTATATTTGAATTTCTATGATCTGTTAGCTGTCGACAATTCACAATTATCCGCAAGATTATTTGTGATAAATAACACACAGGTTTAATTTTGTATAATTAGATTCTTAAATAATTGCTATAAATAATTCCCTACTCTGCATCAGCTCTATTAAAAGTCACATGAAGCATTTAGCTTGAACTGCCTTTGGCAAAAAAATATAAATGCATGTCAAGAAGTATTCAAAAACCAAATACGGATATTGCTTAGCAAGAACAGCATTAAAAAAAACGTATTTTAAAAACGTCTATGATAAACATAGCAATTTTATAACCTGTCGTTTATTTTTTTATATTTGATTGTTATTAAGTTTACTAAAAAATATGAAGAGTACGGCTTACTTCTTTCTAATATTAATTCTATTGAGTTCCTGTATCAGCAATAAAAGGATCACTTATTTACAAAATCTTCCAGGAAATGAAGAGATTGGTTTAGACGAGTTTATTCCTTATGCTAATGTTGACTATAAGTATATTCTTCAAGCGTTCGATATTGTTGATATTGATTTTGCAAGTTCTGATTCTGAATTAACAGAAGCTTTTGAGTTTCAAGGATCAAGAAATATGCGAGGAGGTGGAATAATGGGAGGTGCTGGTGGCGGAGGCGACATGTTTTTTTTTACCGGTTACACAATTGATGAACAAGGTTTTATAGAGTTACCAAAACTTGGAAAAATAAAGATTGCAAGCCTTACGGAGGAGGAGGCAAAGGACAAGGTTCAAGTAGCTATAAATGAATATTTTAAAGAAGATGTATTTGTTAAATTGAGAGTGGCTGGTATTCGATACACCACGCTTGGGGAGTTTGGATCTTCTGGGACCAAAGTAATTCTAAGAAACCGTGCGACAATATTTGATGCATTGGCTGCATCGGGTGAGTCAAATATTTTAGCTAAAAGGAATCGACTATTTATTATTCGACAGTATGACGGTGGAACTAAGATTCATCAAATCAATTTACATGATCGCGCTCTATTAGCATCTCCCTATTTTTTTATACAAAATAATGACATTTTATATTTAGAACCTATGAAAATCAGACAACTTGGAAATAGTGATAACTTAGCCTCGGGGCTTCAGTTGTTCGGCACCTTTTTAGCTTCAGGATTATTAATATTTGGTTTATTAAGAGGGAATTTTTAAGAAATGGAAAAATTAGATTTAAGCCAGTTAGATAATGAAGAAAAAGCATTAGAGATAAAATATGTCATTGCTAGGTACATTAAATTTTGGCCATGGTATCTTTTATTAATAGTAGTATTGTTAACTGGCACATATATTTTTCATAGATACACTGTTGATCAATATTCTGTATCTGGCACCATTGTGATTAGAGGAAATAATAAACCTGAAACTAGAATTCTAGATCGATCTGCGATTTTTTCAGGTCAAAATAATCTTGATAATGATATTTTGATGATTTCATCAAAAAATTTAGCAAGAGAAGCATTGGCTAAATTACATTTTGACGTTGAGTATTTTGCAAAAACCAACATCAAATCAATTGAATTATACAACAGCAGCCCAATTAGGATTGAAGTTGATTGGGATCATATGCAGCTACAAGAGACTCCCTTGCAGTTGGAAATCTTAAGTGAAAATTCATTTAAGATAATGCCTGAATCTCCTGGTTTTTTTGATTTCACGCCAGCAATAGCGCAGAGTGATGAACAACTTTTTAATACAATCTTTAAGTTTGGTGAAGAAATCGAAACAAGTAGATCCAAATTCAAAGTGCATTTAGTCAATCCTGGAAGAGTTGGAGACATTGTGATATTTAATCTAAAAAGCCCAAATTCTCTTGAAGAGCGCATGTCAAAGGCAGTGGGAATTAGTTTGGTTAATTCAGCCGCTACGGTTTTAGAAATTAGAATGACAACTACCGTTGTTGAAAAAGGAAGAGACTACATTAATGCATTGATGGAATCTTATCTCGATTATGAATTGAGAGAAAAAAATAGGAACACAGAAAATACATTAAAATTCATCGAAGAGCAGTTAGGATTTTTAGAAGACTCTTTAAAAAAGAAAGAACGAGAACTCCAAAATTTTAAAGTAGAAAATAAAATGATTAATGTAACTGCTGAGTTTTCAGATATACTTAGCAGAATAAATAGATTAGATGATGAAGCACAATCTTTAGACTTTGAATTATCTTATTATCGTTCTATAAAGTCTTATATGGAACAAAAAAGTAAGGATTTCACTCAAGTGATTGCACCATCAGTGGTAGGTATTCCAGACCCTTTACTAAATGGGTTGATTCAAAATCTCGTGTCTCTTTCACAAGATCGAAGAAAACTCTTGGCTTCAGTAAATGAAATTCATCCTGAGATTGAAAAAATAGATGTTCAGATGGCTAAAATTCAGGATGCTCTTTTTGAAAATATTGTTAATCTGATTGAAAACACTGAAAAGAAACGAGCATTAATGGCTCGAAATATAGACACATATGATGATCAATTTGCTGAACTTCCTGAATCAGAATCTCGGTATGCTAGTATTTTTAGGGAATATCGATTACGAGAAAATTTATACACTTATTTACTGGAAAAAAGAGCGGAAGCTGGTATAGCTAAAGCGTCTAATGTTTCTGACAACGCAATACTTGATTATGCCAAACTTGGTTACTTAGTATTTCCAAAAAAGAAAAACAATTACCTTTTAGCAATAGCACTAGGTTTTTTCATTCCATTTGGTTTCTTTGCTTTACGAGATGTATTTGATAATAGAATAAGAGATCAAAGAGACCTTAAAAAGAATTTCATGATTCCTCAACTTGGAATAATTGGATATAGTCAAAAAGACACGAATATGGTTGTACTAGAACATCCAAAGTCAGCTGTTTCAGAATCATTTAGATCACTTCGATCAGCTATAAACTATATCGCTTCTGATAAAAAATCTAAAAAAATCTTAGTTACATCTAGCGTTTCCGGTGAAGGTAAAACATTCACATCACTAAATTTAGCATCTGTGATGGCTTTAGGGGGTAAAAAAACAATTGTGGTTGGAGCAGATTTAAGAAGACCAAAATTAGGTTCTTACTTTAATCACAAAGATAAAAAAGGACTTTCTACTTTTCTAATAGGCAAAGCATCAGAAAACGAAATTATCGTTCCTTCAATTCATGAAAATCTATACTTTGTACCATCTGGCATTATTCCTCCAAACCCAGCAGAATTACTTCAAACACAAAAATTAAAAGATTTCATTAAATATTTGGAAGAGCAATTTGACATTGTAATTTTTGACACACCTCCTCTTGGATTAGTGTCTGAGACTATTGATTTGATGCGTTTATTTGATCTTAATTTATATGTGGTCAGACAGAATTATACACTCAAAGACCATCTAGTAATGATCAATGACCTCTTCAACAATAAGCAAGTAAATAATGTCTATGGTGTATTTAATGGAATAGCTGATTCAGGTTACTACTATGAAGGATATAATTATGGCTATGGGAACACTTATTTATATTCACAGAATAATAAGTATATGTATAATTATTATGGAGAAGATCTTGAAGAGAAAAAAAGAACTTTCAAAAAAAGTAGAAAGGGACTTAAAGCTCTAAAAACTAAAATCTTTAAAGCGTTTAGAAGGTAGACACATGAAAAAAATCAAGATTGCTGCTTTAATTCCAGCACGTTTTGCGTCGACAAGACTACATGCTAAATTGATTCAAGACCTTTGTGGTTTCTCAGTTATACAAACAACATTTTTGAGTGCTCAAGAAATTGGAATTTTTGATAGAATAATTATAGCAACTGATCATAAAACAATACAAACCCAAATTGTAGAACTCGGAGGAGAAGTGTTTTTAAGTTCACAAAATCATGAAAGTGGCTCCGATAGAATTGCTGAAGCAGCAGTAGATCTAGATTGTGACTTAATTATAAATATTCAAGGTGATGAACCCTTCTTAGATAAAGAAACGTTACTAAGATTAATTGAAGCATTTAAAAGTAATGACGTTCAGGTAGCATCTTTAATGTTTGAAATATCAGAAGAAGAGGCAAAAAACCCAAATGCTGTAAAGGTTGTCTTTGACCATAACTATAATGCCCTATACTTTAGCCGGTCACTTATACCTTATGATAGGGACAAGAAGCAAAATGTGAAGTATTGGAAACATATGGGCATTTACGGTTACAAGAAAGATTTTCTTTTACAATTTACGAAATGGGAAAAGTCACAACTTGAAAAAAGTGAAATGCTTGAGCAGTTGCGTATTCTTGAAAATGGGAGTAAAATCAGAATGGTTCAAACATCTCATCAAGCGATATCTATAGATACAATTCAGGATCTAGAACAAGCAAGAAATTTTTTGAAAAACAAAAGAAGCTGATTATCATTATTGAACTGGTATCCCTTTCCTTATCCTATCCCCTATTTCTTTTAATTCTTCTGAAGTT is drawn from Belliella baltica DSM 15883 and contains these coding sequences:
- a CDS encoding site-2 protease family protein, with product MYTKKEYLIHTLLFILTLIATTLAGGEWLYGKSILGESDNFLTKEYFIKSLHFSIPFIGILLFHEMGHLLTAIHYKVKSSLPYFIPAWLGFLGSPSIGTFGAIIQMKSYINSRKKFFDIGVAGPIAGFIIAIFVLVYGFINLPEADYIYEIHPEYLDPNFKHSEDDGYQNLEMGYNLLFFIFEKSLADPEKMPNMSEIIHYPYLFAGYLALFFTALNLLPISQLDGGHVVFGLFPRHHKWVSLATYIGFVSYAGLGLLSPFEPIETLMWTIPLYIGFLYICFRKAEISEQNKWVIVLLIASIQYLLVFLLPNIQGYSEWLFFAFLLGRVMGLSHPEVKGTKKLNGKRKIIGWIAIIIFILCFTPQPFIFE
- a CDS encoding T9SS type A sorting domain-containing protein — encoded protein: MKNNWAIGLLFVSMFLLCISESFAQFQQLPTPISETSNRLFQGRILEDQILSLPFWDDFSKDGIDTALWIPDGITHSFSMGNFPPSLGVIVFDGVASNGRPYENTPTAQGITDQLTSKPIDLSTLNDLEKETVFLSFYWQAGGKAEIPDVNDQIALQFLNETGDWVDVWNQFGELEAEQFSFTQENIKVDEMFHHDSFQFRFQIRGRASGPFDSWLIDYVYLNKNRVEGSQNFFDRTLTRLNAPAFLKYSAIPLFELKSSPELYFTSTNNEFNNLENRFRAMEFTIEFREKESQEIIFKVNNNTPFNPVPLALERRTFESAVINDLQLPEEEIDWELVTYLSSGDGSLFQIIEGDSIFFPEIDLRKNDTARTTIPLRDFFAYDDGNIDYSAGINQRSGMLAVRYEKTQNAYLKGISINFTNFNQFGRGIDIMVWNDLNSNPIYVKEALIPSKENLEDFVYFEIDQNILLGDEFYIGFTQFTNEFIYIGLDKTRDNGTEIYYNVAGSWQQNELVAGSLMIRPHLSETPPIEESSADDKNELLLYPNPTVDILKISGDFELISLIDPFGRSIKIPIEEVSNGKILNFTGSMRGLYLINVLKQGKPKSYRILVK
- a CDS encoding PASTA domain-containing protein, with amino-acid sequence MSQIKDSIKKVGIHIGIILGIIILLSFTFLKIFLPSYTNHGETVSVPDVTGFDFEEVESFLSTRDLKYEINIDSGFNSDLKPFTVLKQNPKPGNKVKSGRKIYLTLNSKNAPLLKMPNLVNSPLKNVQEILSNIGLVRGEIKYVPDIGINVVLEQKYRGRNIPEGFEIPKGSQIDLVVGDGLGNQILDVPNLIGMDEIDAEFLIIGSGLRMGRINYVTTDTVPQGTIVQHLPPAGAEVKTGEPIDLWISEIAKQRDF
- a CDS encoding HAD family hydrolase; protein product: MKSIKNIDFLLFDLGNVIINIDYQFTINELNKILPKEKNRLPNSFFPSQFHKQYERGHISTKEFRSAVRNHFNEGWSDDQIDNIWNSLLKDIPRERIQLIRKLRKDFGLAVLSNTNELHIKKLNDILKLEHDISSLHPLFDQVYFSHELHMAKPDMEVYEEVSKRLNTSPEKILFFDDLQENIAGAQKVGYQTQIIDHPNALLNFFENVY
- a CDS encoding polysaccharide biosynthesis/export family protein is translated as MKSTAYFFLILILLSSCISNKRITYLQNLPGNEEIGLDEFIPYANVDYKYILQAFDIVDIDFASSDSELTEAFEFQGSRNMRGGGIMGGAGGGGDMFFFTGYTIDEQGFIELPKLGKIKIASLTEEEAKDKVQVAINEYFKEDVFVKLRVAGIRYTTLGEFGSSGTKVILRNRATIFDALAASGESNILAKRNRLFIIRQYDGGTKIHQINLHDRALLASPYFFIQNNDILYLEPMKIRQLGNSDNLASGLQLFGTFLASGLLIFGLLRGNF
- the kdsB gene encoding 3-deoxy-manno-octulosonate cytidylyltransferase gives rise to the protein MKKIKIAALIPARFASTRLHAKLIQDLCGFSVIQTTFLSAQEIGIFDRIIIATDHKTIQTQIVELGGEVFLSSQNHESGSDRIAEAAVDLDCDLIINIQGDEPFLDKETLLRLIEAFKSNDVQVASLMFEISEEEAKNPNAVKVVFDHNYNALYFSRSLIPYDRDKKQNVKYWKHMGIYGYKKDFLLQFTKWEKSQLEKSEMLEQLRILENGSKIRMVQTSHQAISIDTIQDLEQARNFLKNKRS
- a CDS encoding GumC family protein, with product MEKLDLSQLDNEEKALEIKYVIARYIKFWPWYLLLIVVLLTGTYIFHRYTVDQYSVSGTIVIRGNNKPETRILDRSAIFSGQNNLDNDILMISSKNLAREALAKLHFDVEYFAKTNIKSIELYNSSPIRIEVDWDHMQLQETPLQLEILSENSFKIMPESPGFFDFTPAIAQSDEQLFNTIFKFGEEIETSRSKFKVHLVNPGRVGDIVIFNLKSPNSLEERMSKAVGISLVNSAATVLEIRMTTTVVEKGRDYINALMESYLDYELREKNRNTENTLKFIEEQLGFLEDSLKKKERELQNFKVENKMINVTAEFSDILSRINRLDDEAQSLDFELSYYRSIKSYMEQKSKDFTQVIAPSVVGIPDPLLNGLIQNLVSLSQDRRKLLASVNEIHPEIEKIDVQMAKIQDALFENIVNLIENTEKKRALMARNIDTYDDQFAELPESESRYASIFREYRLRENLYTYLLEKRAEAGIAKASNVSDNAILDYAKLGYLVFPKKKNNYLLAIALGFFIPFGFFALRDVFDNRIRDQRDLKKNFMIPQLGIIGYSQKDTNMVVLEHPKSAVSESFRSLRSAINYIASDKKSKKILVTSSVSGEGKTFTSLNLASVMALGGKKTIVVGADLRRPKLGSYFNHKDKKGLSTFLIGKASENEIIVPSIHENLYFVPSGIIPPNPAELLQTQKLKDFIKYLEEQFDIVIFDTPPLGLVSETIDLMRLFDLNLYVVRQNYTLKDHLVMINDLFNNKQVNNVYGVFNGIADSGYYYEGYNYGYGNTYLYSQNNKYMYNYYGEDLEEKKRTFKKSRKGLKALKTKIFKAFRR
- a CDS encoding rhodanese-like domain-containing protein, whose amino-acid sequence is MEDITVEELKERIDKQEKFAFVDVREEWEYEEDNLGALNIPLGTLPHQLGELDQYKNQELIIHCRSGARSGNAKKFLETKGYTKVRNVLGGINAYRELED